In the Rhododendron vialii isolate Sample 1 chromosome 2a, ASM3025357v1 genome, ctccttgtatcaagtgtacatacatatacatatatatatagagagagagagagagagctctctCCTTGTATCAAgtgtacatacatatacatatatatagagagagagagagagaaagagagagagaagctgagagggagaggggagagagaggccaagagagtgagagggagagagaatgagtgtgtgcatgtgatgGCCACTCAAGCAAGCTAACTCTTTTAGACAACCTCACACTTAACCTAAGTACAATGTGACAACCCATTCCTAAACTATTTCAAGTACACtacctagcctttaatcatcctagaaattgactacagCCTAGCCTaagattgactaaacatgggaagACTACACATTAGCCTAGCCATCATTTCCTTCTTACTTGCAAGGCTTGGCAACCTAGGGTATAATTACCTAGGATCTTCTTTAAAGGCCTAAAAATCCTTCATGATCACTTAGCCTTACACCTATGATGGATTGACAAGGCTTTGGCTTGATTAAAGGTGTGATTGGACAAGAccatggaacaaatccatgggagaaagagagagagagagagagagagggccggccaaggagagggagaaagagccaagatttttgctataaatagcacccccgctcatgccattcaactcacaccttccatccttcaacttctctctctagaaattcttgagttcttactttgttcttgagtttctttTTGAGTTCTTTAAGAAattcatcctaggccgccactaaaccaccactcgaccaccctttcgattcctaaagttagtagttttagtcaagaactagtttcgagagaaacctttctctttcgaagctaccagaagcttaccgtaggaagtcactctgtccgatcgtcaacttactttcccgtagccgccctaccgccaagaagaacggtaaaATGTCCCTAGttctaagtataatgtagaataTCCCTAACCATTTTCTCTTAGTATAATAAGTTGTTTATCACCTATAaagtttggaatgcatgatagttaacaaatttattttgctaatgaaagtatgagcatgttggaataattgacttttactctaataagcatatgttattttgaacttcccacaaatgAGGAAAGAAcggctttcgaaagataagacctTATTGtgtgatagaagtattcgtattttgatcttttggATGGTTATGAGCGTGTATACATGAATTATTtctattacttgtcttgttgtaaagcataagtgattttcactccaaaggcgtccgtacatgtggcgttatgctttaagtggtgatttgagcataaatagtaatatagagttagatgatcttgctagtttagtttcaagattgcaataaatgatttatatttacttATGTAAAAAAGTCCTATTGcagagtcgttgcatgaaatgAGACACgtaaatcgagaaagtagaaacatgacacctatggTGTCGTTTATGAAAAGATGTGTTTTGGACAAGGGAAAGggtttgaaaaccgcaatgtggctggacatGTTAGCCCATTGTatggtgtgtgtgtgccaatgggaacccggtgcggtggaaccattgtgaggatactcgggagacctgaatggcggaaccgaggttgggtgtgtagcttggttatccgcggagaggagccaatgcaagttttgtgtgccaatgaaaACCCGATGCGGCCGAAccattgtaacgccccgatttttgggaacgttaaataggaaattttattacataaataaGAGAGTCTGttacatcaaaatcaaaagggtacatttattcaacaaaagaggaagctagggttcctaatactactcttccgcctgctcttccatcctagcaagctcctctgctccataAGCCTTCAgagtgtacagctcaccctgttcatctatgaggtctgacacattataccggcgtcatcaccaatataatatgtcagggttaccaaaaaggcaacaccgtgagttacaacgctcaataggataaaccttacccaccaaccttaaactTACAGACGATTCGACATAATAATGAACAACAACTAATAACGATATCACGTCCACATTCATTAGTTGgcgttggtgtccatgtctttacgtgtttctcctacgcgactcatcgtagaccatgtcatcCTTTTGATATACcgttcaacctttcaaaaaccatttgttcaacacacccaacctcggttcctcCGTTCTGGGTTCCCAAGTAtgctcacaatggttccgccgcaccgggttcccattggcacacaattgcattggctcctctccgcggataaccaagccacacacccaacctcggttccgccgttccaggttcccgagtatcctcacaatggttccgccgcaccgggttttcattggcacacacacacacaactcacataatgccaccaaaatcggtcattatgtagtttcaaaatatttccttcctcggagtacattccctttcattaatcacaccctaggtgtcatgtttctactttctcggttctcgtgtctggtttacatgcaaagactccgtggtagaacaaaagtaagcatgaaacattcatCGTAAACCAACTCTAttttataccacaagtaatgctAGCAATTTAAATAAGCATGTTCATAACTCctttaaatatcaaaatacaaatacttggattcacatggtaaataacctacgtattcatcgagtaaGTATGGatacctacattatacttaggaatggagataaggaattcctaccttacttcttggcggtagtcggctacggaaagttagtCAGTGGTCGGACGgaataacttcctacggtatgccttcgggagcttcgaaagagaatggtttctctcgaaacttcttcttgactaacactgctctactttatggatcgaagggtggttgggtggcggtctagtggctgctttggatgagtttcttgaagaactttaaagaaactcaagaaccaagaaagaactaacaagaacaagaaagaacacaaatttttctagagagagaagctgcTAGGTCaaggtgtgtgttgaaatggcatgggaatggccctatttatagcaaaaactttggccctctctccctctcatcaaGGCCAgccccccctcctctctccctatctctcaaattttgacacttgtcaagcttgatggaaagcttgatgggttagagtattaggcttgcatggctagattgtgtaccatggattggatttggaagatttggtggatgaAATGAGAGTTGTACATGGTTTTTAAAAGAGTAAATGTACAAAGAAGGACCATGTGCTGGAATTAGTGAATATCCAAGGATTATATTTTAGCCAAGGACAATGCaagaaaatcaaagaagatCAAAACAAGGTACACCtcaatcttttcttcttcttcttctctctctctctccctctctctctctctctctctctcggcaattctctctccctctctctctctctctctctctcaagtacactatatatatatatatatatacacatataataaAGACTAAGAATAAAAAGTACCAAGGTACTAAGtagattttcctattaaactaattTCTAATTggcacatgtttgattaaactaatagatagaGTACTTTTACAAATCTAGGATTTTGATACATGTGTACAAATGCCCAATATTCAAATATATAAGTGGTACCAAGTATcctaattaaataaaaggctaggattctcttctttaaaaaccctagaaagtactagtactataaTATTATTTAGAAGTACTTAGAATCTTAGGATTTTAGATTTACCCCACATAATTTAATACATAAAAGCACATGGGGAATCCATGGAGGGATTATTTAAAGGAATCCTTGTACTTGGAGGAAGATTGGAGCAATTaccccaatgggtaataaattccctaactcttattatccaatggaaaatggaaaaaggttcaaaaggttcaaaaggctcatttaggaactaggtgagtttggttgcttggttcctccaactaattaGTTAGAATCTAACTACATTGGCtgagtagggtttctagtctaGAACTCACCATGGACCATCATCTAACTTATGACGGATCATcggaaaattaacaagaaatcatatagccaatcaagagaaaataaggaatttgaaataacaacgagatttttatttaatgaaaatcgGAGTttttacaacctatcccccttaaacaatttcgtcctcgaaattaggtgcatGCTCGGACTCAAACAGGTGGGGATAATTTGCTTTCATGGTTTCCTCCCTCTCCCATTTGGTTTCTCCAGATCCacggtgcttccacaaaactcgtaccaacTTGATAGTCTTGTTCCGGATTATCTTCTCGCTTTGGTCTTGAATCTCTATCGGTTCCTCCTCGTACATTGCGTCTTCTTCGATggtgatgtcttcccaattgagaacatgtGTGGGCAAGGCGAGGTACTTGCGAAGCATTGAAACGTGACACACGTTATGAACTTTGTCTAGCTGTGGTGGCAGAGCTAGACAATACGCAACCATCCCGATCTTCTCTACGATGTCGAAGGGTCCGATGTAGCGTGGCGACAGcttccctttttcccaaatctgatgactccCTTCTTTGGTCTGATCTTTAGGAACACGTGATCTCCAACTTCAAAAGTCAATGGTCGGCTCCTCCTgtccgcataactcttctgttGACTTTGAGCAGTCTGGATCCTTTGTCGGATGGTCTTGACTTCTTTCGTGGTATTTCGTACTATGTCGGGTCCAATTATTCCCGTCTCTCCAACATCGGTCCAACAAATCGGGGATCGGCAAGGTCGACCGTAAAGGGCTTCGTATGGTGCCATCCTGATACTTGCttgatagctgttgttgtaggcgaactcTACCAACGGTAAATGCTGCTCCCAATTTTCAGAGAAATCCAGGGCACAGGCTCTCAGCATGTCTTCCAGTGTCTATATTGTCCTTTCCATTTGTCCGTCTGTCTGAGGGTGGAAGGCTGTACTAAGCCTTACGTCTGTTCCCAATGCCTTCTGTAGTCCTTTCCAAAAATGTGACACGAATCGCGGATCCCTATCAGATTCAATAGAGATAGGTACTCCATGAAGGCGTACGATCTCTCGAAAGTACAACAAGCTCAGCTATTCCACGTTTTCTGTCATCTTAATAGGCAGAAAATGCACagatttggtgagtcgatccacgATCACCCAAATAGCGGTGTTGGATTTGGCAGATCTTGGTAGTCCAGTCATGAAGTCCATTGAGATATGTTCCCATTTCCAGGTCGGGATTGGTAACGGTTGAAGGTCCCCTCTAGGTTTCTGGTGTTCACCCTTGACTTGCTGATACACTAGGCAGGTTGACACAAATCGAGCTacgtccttcttcattccttcttACCAATATGTGCTTCGCAGATCATGGTACATCTTTGTGCCGCCAGGGTGGACTGcaaagttcgaatggtgagcttctcggaGTACTGCTTCTCGAAGTGTTCCAATATTAGGCACGAACACTTTTCCcttgaatctcaggctgttGTCCTTCTCCATTGTCCATCCTGGTAGCGCCTTTCCTTCTCAGATTTGATACCGGATGAATTCGCAATCCTGCTCGAATGTTTGGGCTAGTAATATTTCCTGGTGAAGTGCTGGTTCTGCAACTAGAGCATACAATCGAGCGTTCCCATTTTCTGACGACGGTTgcaggttgaactcgttgagAGTATCCACCATTTCCCATTCCTTGATGGCAGTTTTGGCCTTCTGTGTCCTGTCTTTACGGCTCAAGGCATCAGCCACCACGTTGGCCTTGCCAAGGTGATACTGCAACGTAAACTTGTAATCCTCCAAGTACTCCATCCATCGACGTTGCCTCAGATTCAACTCCTTTTGAGTGAAAAGGTACTTGAGGCTTTTGTGGTCGGTCAAAACTTcaaattgttctccccacagataGTAGCGCCAGGTTTTGAGGGAAAATACTACTGCAGCCAATTCCAAGTCATGGGTGGGGTAATTCATCTCGTGTGATCGGAGTTGTCGCGATCCGTAGGCTACAACCTTCCCGCTCTGCATTAGCACACATACCAAGCCATCTCTTGACGCGTCGCAATAAACCGTATAGTCTACACCTCTCTCGGGAATGACGAGTACCAGTGCACTGGTCAGTCTCTTCTTCAGCTCCTGAAAGGATTTCTCGCaagcttcattccaatccagcttcactcctttccgAGTTAGCCTAGTCATGGGTTTGGCTAAGGTTGAGGAGTCTGGTATGAATCTTCGGTAGTATCCGGCCAATCCCAAGAAACTTTTGATTTCAAACACAGAGGTTGGTTGTTTCCACTTCAGCACAGCTTCAACCTTGCTTTCGTCTACTGTgatcccttccttggatactacatgccccaagaacttaaccacttctagccaaaactcgcatttactcgCCTTGGCATAAAGTTGGTTATCCCGGAGTACTTGTAGTGCTATCCGAAGATGTTCCTTATGCTCCTCCTTattggcagagtatatcaagatgtcgTCAATGAACACTAttacaaatttgtctaagtagggttgaaaaaacttgttcatgagacacatgaatactgccggagcgTTAGTCAGTCCAAACGGCATCACCACAAACTCATAGTGCCCGTATCTAGTGCGAAAGGCTGTCTTGGCGATGTCCTCGTCTCTGATCCTTAACTGATGATAGCTTGATCGGAGATCAATCTTAGAAAAGCAGGttgctcctcttaattgatcaaataggtcatcgatcctaggcaacggatatcggttTTTGATGGTGACTTGGTTTAACTTCCTATAGTCGATACACAGTCGcagtgttccttctttcttcttcacgaacaatgcAGGCGCTCCCCATGGTGACGTGCTCGGCCtgatgtaccctttgtccaATAGCTCcttcaattgggtcttgagctcctttagttctgCGGGTGCCATACGGTATGGTGCCATCGAAATGGTCGCTGTtcccggttggagttctatagagaagtctatctctctttgaggtggtaagccaggaagttcctcagggaaaacatcggcgtattcgcacacgatgtgaggtaatcctaactccatcctgtcagtttcttccatttggagactagctagccatccaaacagttgatcCTGCCACCTTGATCTCGTCATCGAACTCATCGtttctctatcccccttaaaacgaaAACGAGTCCCTTCTGGGGTATAAGCTGTCACCGTCTTTTGATGACAATCTATGACTGCTCGATGagccgatagccagtccattcctACGATTACATCGAAATCCGCCATGTTGATCACTCTGAGGTCGCAGGTCAAGCGTAGGTTGGCTACCTCTAGCACGCACCTcttacacactagactaacaggtACACTCCCCCCCAACGGCGATGCTACTCTCGTGCTCGTACTTaagggttctgtttctagtgctagagtATCTACACAAGCAGTGGATATAAAGGAATGCGATGCTCCGGAATCAAACAAGGTTTGTACGCAAGTACTAtacaatagtagcgtaccttggatcatagAGGggtcctgctcctgctccttaGTCTGTAGCGCAAAGATATGCCCTCCAGCACTCTGCTCAGTCCCTATAGGCTGCTTCCCCTTGTCCTGCCCATTCTATGGCTGCTGCGGTGGGTTCCCGGGGTTTTGCTTCCCAAATCCAGTCTGTCCCGGCTGTTGAACTCTCTGGCCACCGAAGTTCCCATTTCTTCCCTTCTAGAATTGAGGGCATTCACGCTTGTAGTGGCCCATGGCTTGGCAGTTGAAGCATTGTACAGAAACTTTGTCTAGGCCGATCCTCTGTGACTCATTGCGCCCTGATGCAGCAATCCTCCAAGGCTGGTTGTTTTGAGAAGGGGCAACGGTTTTGGTAGGGTAAGGTCCACGGTTGTTGGGGGTTGGTTGGGTTCAGATGGATCCACCAGTGTTGCttgtcgccttcctccatctagTTTTGAAGTCAGTTTCCTCACTCTCCAACCGGAGTGCACACTTCACCACTGCAGCATAAGTGGTGAAGGCTTGAGCCACAACGGTTCTTCGAGCGGTTGTCAGTCCCCATTCGAATCTTCTCGCCTTCTTGTCTTCAGTAGGTATGGAGGCTAAGGCGTAACGGGAAAGCTCTTCAAACTTGGCCGCGTACTAGGTAATGGTCATAGTCCCTTGCTTCAAGTTCAGGAACTCCTGCTCCTTGGCCAGACAGAGAGGTGtggggaagtatttgtcgagaaACAGGGTCTCGAACTCGGCGAACATCATGGTGGCAATGTCATGAgttgcctccatcagatcccaccagtagcgggcttctcccttcagctggtagGTGGCGAGGGCCACATGATCTCCATTTTGGGTAATTCCAAGGGTtctgaggatcatcttgacctcattaAGCCACGTCTCAGCTAAGACAGGGTTGATGTCTCCGTGAAAGGTCggaggtcggcgtttgcagaactcgttcattgcttGAGTTTGGGTCATTGGTCCATCGTTTTGGTTTCGGCGGTTAGCGTTCAGGGCGGTCACCAAAGTTTGCACGATCTGAGCTAGGTCAGGGTTTGCGTGAGATGGTTCTCCATGCTCGTAACCTAGtccactgcgtcggttcaccatctacgagtgaAAATTGAAAAGGGGGCGGTTTAGTCTATCTATGTTATTTTTCCCTTTGCAAAAGATAGTCCTTTTTAATAGACTCAAGCAATAAAccaaatagtatgcaacggtacccTTTTAAATAAGGTAaacttttcatagataagcagaGGATTACAAACAtgaacatagagttctactacaaAACAAGTAAATCCAAGACAAGATTTCCTAGTACAATTCTTGAAATGATCCTACAGGCTTCTACTACACGATCTTACGGCTTACATGGCCTTATTCTACTTCGTGACCTTGACACTCTAGGGTGGACTAATTCCAAAAACATCCCTCATCCACATCTCGTAGCTCCTTTCAGTTGCGGTCTCTTCCCTAAGAAGGTGCTCACGTTCTTGTGCGAGCAGTTCTTCCATAGTCGGGATGGTTGGCTCTTCCACTGGTTCCGGGTAGTACTGAGAGAGGTTTAGCATTGCAGCCTCTAGTTCTGGGTCAAACATGAGACAATCATTGGGTTGCTCGAAGTTTTGCACAAGTGGCACAGGGACTTGGGTAGGTGGAGGGTTCTCGGGAACTGCAACTGGTGGGGGCatctcccaagtgattgggacctcATAGAGCTCCATGTCATCCTCTGGTGGGGGTGTTGGTCTTAAGTACTCAGGTGCTAGCAATGAGCGATAATTGGCCAAAACACGCGGGGCGAAAGGTGGGCGTCCTCCTTGTGGTATGCTCGACATCTATAACAATAAGGAAGGTTATAATTTAGACTTAACGGGGTAAGGGGTAGTTTTCACGCCATAAGGGATAAGATGCAAGTCAACACATATACAGTGATCATATATTAAAAGAAACATAAGTCTTTCATTACCAAATAAAACGAGTACAACGTAGATGGCTTACTAGCCTAAGCTTCCTACTGCATTCTATTTACAACAAAAGATCCAACTTCTTCTTAAACTTTCCTTACCATTCTAGAAGAGATTAGGGAATTCAACCCGATATGCACCAATGTCGGTCTCATAAGGTGGTGGTGGCACATCTCCGGAGTCAGCGATTATATCCATGACTTCGGGCTCCGCTCCAAGGAATGCCATTTCCTCCTCGTCAGATTCTCCACCCTCATCTTCCCAATTCTCTAGGTCCTCGTCGTCGGATGACCAATCGGGATTAAGCGCTTGCATCAAGTGCTGCCAATCTGCTTCGTTTATTGGGGGGTCGTTGAACTCCTCAGGGTCCTCTTCAGGTTCTTCCATAGGTTCTTCCTCAGGATCTTCTTTCGGATCTTCCTCGGGTTCCTCTTCGGGTTCTCCCGCAATCATGTTAACGGGCTGTATCATTGGAATTTGGGCAAGGGCTGCTTCAGCGTCTCCTCCCTCTATTAGGAGTACATAATTGGGggggtgctatttggactaaGACAGGTACTGCTTCGACTTCATCTACCTTTTCCTCATTCTCAGGAAGTA is a window encoding:
- the LOC131317387 gene encoding uncharacterized protein LOC131317387, producing MVAYCLALPPQLDKVHNVCHVSMLRKYLALPTHVLNWEDITIEEDAMYEEEPIEIQDQSEKIIRNKTIKLVRVLWKHRGSGETKWEREETMKANYPHLFESEHAPNFEDEIV